Genomic segment of Synergistes jonesii:
AATACTGTGCTCAACCGAGTGCGCGGCTGGCCTGCGGATATACTCTCGCGGGCAATGGAGATGCGCCAGATAGTCGAGCCTCTGGCGACGGGGCTCGCCGCGGCCAGGCGCAACGATAAAGACCTCGAGAAAATGCGGGAGTGTCTCAAACACATCAGGGAGCTTGCCGAGCAGGACGGAGGAGAAGCGGCAACGCAGGGCGCCTATTGGAATACCATCTTTCATACCGTGATCATCGAATCTGCGGACAACGCCTATCTGTCGCGCGTATATGAAGGCATATTTTCGGTCTTTGAACAGGGCATGTCGCTGATGAGAATAAATACCTCGCCAGAGGCCCACGGCGGACGCCTGAACGCGTGCAACGAACACATCAGACTCTACGAACTGATAGAAAAAAAGATTCGGCAAACGCCGAGATACTCGCGGAAGAACATCTTCAGCACACAATAGACGCGATGACGCTTCTCGGCCAGATAGTGCCTACTTCTGATCTATTCGGGCAGGGGTTCGCAGGGCGCAGACGCTTCGGGCAAAAATCCGAATGGAAATAAG
This window contains:
- a CDS encoding FadR/GntR family transcriptional regulator; translated protein: MNKKRKLVIEKMLEAIHKGDIVEGDKLLPERQLAEAVGETRPVLREALIALDAMGVLDIRDRQGIYLSSNEEKEVNTVLNRVRGWPADILSRAMEMRQIVEPLATGLAAARRNDKDLEKMRECLKHIRELAEQDGGEAATQGAYWNTIFHTVIIESADNAYLSRVYEGIFSVFEQGMSLMRINTSPEAHGGRLNACNEHIRLYELIEKKIRQTPRYSRKNIFSTQ